From the genome of Uranotaenia lowii strain MFRU-FL chromosome 1, ASM2978415v1, whole genome shotgun sequence, one region includes:
- the LOC129738480 gene encoding translation initiation factor eIF-2B subunit beta: MTGTQADCPTPEISQFVHDVRLHKIVGAHKLTSKTLQLLTSLINKSEWSTAENLMQLIRHQGRFLVSALPQDIVIANTVRRILKIVREEYDSAQLRVHIDDAQTALSLHKLVTQTSEQRSGDYTIHQAGLKEALLDHLSEIATELETSADNLSSQATEHIHSSELIMTIGHSKSVEKFLKKAAENRTIEVIVAECAPACKGHQLAVSLGKTKIQTTLIPDSAIFAMMSRVNKVIIGTHSVLANGGLRAICGAYSLALAAKHFSVPVIVLAPTYKLTPVHLSNYDQDDFNILGNAEAVIPYQSPAARFSKAYNPVFDYVPPELVTLFITNTGGNAPSYVYRLLSELYHPEDNEL, from the exons ATGACTGGTACCCAAGCTGATTGCCCTACACCGGAAATTTCCCAGTTTGTGCACGATGTTCGGTTACA tAAAATTGTTGGGGCCCATAAATTGACCTCCAAAACCCTGCAGCTGCTCACCAGTTTGATAAACAAGTCGGAATGGAGCACGGCTga GAATTTAATGCAGCTCATACGGCACCAGGGTCGCTTCTTGGTTTCCGCTCTCCCTCAGGATATCGTTATTGCTAACACGGTTCGCCGGATCTTAAAGATTGTACGGGAAGAGTACGACTCGGCCCAGCTGCGAGTTCACATAGACGATGCACAAACGGCCCTGTCCCTGCACAAATTGGTGACTCAAACCAGTGAGCAACGTTCCGGTGACTACACAATACACCAGGCAGGCCTGAAGGAAGCGCTGTTAGATCATCTGAGCGAAATAGCAACCGAGTTGGAAACCAGCGCCGACAATCTGTCCTCCCAGGCTACGGAACACATTCACTCGTCCGAGCTTATTATGACCATTGGCCACTCGAAGTCGGTTGAAAAGTTTCTAAAGAAGGCAGCGGAAAACCGAACCATCGAAGTGATTGTGGCGGAATGTGCTCCGGCTTGCAAAGGCCACCAGTTAGCCGTTAGCCTGGGAAAGACTAAGATTCAAACTACCCTGATACCGGACTCGGCCATTTTTGCCATGATGTCCCGTGTCAATAAGGTAATCATCGGAACGCATTCGGTGCTGGCAAACGGGGGACTAAGAGCCATCTGTGGAGCCTATTCGCTGGCACTGGCTGCAAAACATTTCTCGGTGCCGGTTATTGTGCTGGCCCCAACCTACAAGCTGACGCCCGTCCATCTGTCCAATTACGATCAGGATGATTTCAACATTCTGGGCAATGCTGAGGCTGTGATCCCGTACCAGTCGCCGGCGGCGCGTTTCTCGAAGGCATACAATCCGGTGTTTGATTATGTTCCGCCGGAGCTGGTAACGCTTTTTATTACCAACAC cggCGGAAATGCACCATCTTACGTCTATCGGCTTCTCAGTGAGCTGTACCATCCGGAGGATAACGAACTGTAG